The genomic stretch tttctccccatcccttctcactcccattccccttccccattcattcccctccttcctccctgcccctccccttcctATCATCCCTGTTCTTCCcaatccttcttcctccccttccccattcattcccctccctcctccctgcctctcctcatcatcatcaccgTTCATtatcatccctcctcctccccttccccattcattcccctccctcctccctgccccttccatctcctctcccatccctcctcctccctttccccattcatttccctccctcctccctgcccctccccttcctatcattccctttcttcccaatccctcctccttccctttcccattcgtctccctccctcctccatgtCCCACCCCTCCTAccacctctcttctctcccatccctcctcctccccttccccattcatttccctccctcctccctgcccctcctcatcctcatccctgTTCATtatcatccctcctcctccccttcacattcatctccctccttccttgtCCTACCCCTAccatccctccccttccctttccattcatctatcccctccccacccctccccctcctcccatctctctACCTTAATCCCCCTCCCTTTTTCCATTCCTTTTCGTCCTCCCTGTCCCTCCTCCTCCTATGTTGCTCTTCtctccaaccctcctcccccttccaatctcctctccccaccccacctttaTTCTCCCTCATTCCTCCATaattctcctccccctccctcctccctggtcTTGTCCAAAGGACTAATTTTTAAGGTAACGCGCCTttgattttcaataaaagaaatactaaaatagGTCAGACtgattacttttatttaaaacacatcACGTTATTGAAAGGAGGATTTCATGTAAATTGTCCCTTAGGAGCAATTGTAGACCTGAGGAGAGTCTAGATGTTAACATGGAAAGACTCCTCAATAGCAATCTGGTACTGAGTTTCCTCGTCCAGCTGAAGATTGACGTAATCCCCGTAGTCAAATTGGTGCCTCTGGTTTAGGTGACTAACGAAATTCCTCGTAAGTTGAGTAGGGTCTCCCCATGGAAGAGACAGGCAAATCGGGCAAATGACTGGAACAACTTGACCTCTGTGGTCGGTGTTGCAATGATCCAGCAAACGCTGTCTGGTCATGTTTCCTTCTTCACAGAGAGGGCAATCAAAGGTGGGCTGATCATCGGCTGGTTCTGCGTGATCTTCCTCTTGATAAGCTTCGGCATTTTCAGAGGTGGACGCCTCACTGTTGCTGTTGGCCACGGTATCTGGAGACAGCTGGAAGCTTGGAACAGTTGAAGAAACTCCAAACTCATCTTGGTACTTTTCGCAAGTTTTGTAATGCTGTCTCATGCGATAGAGTTCAACACGTTGGGAACAGCATCGGCAATTACCAGGAAAACTTCTCATGATGGTCTCGAGGTCTAGAGCCCTCTCTGGACATGCTCTTTCTCTTCTGGTCACATTTCCACGGCACAGGGGGCAATGGACCCGGCTCTCCTTCATTGCAGTCAGGAAACATTTTCTACAGAAAACGTGCTGACAGGCCGCGACCCGAACCGGCGTTCTGAAGACTTCTTGGCAAATCGGACAGTAGAAATCATCTTCAGTGTAAGACGTGGAAGCAGACTCTTCCTCGGCCATGGTGGTAGCTGGTGGAGGCCCAAGGCGATGGCGGCTGCCGGCTCGCGGCTGCCGAGGTGGCGGTGGCGGCCCGGGGCTAGACTCCCTGGGATCTTGCAAGCAGCGCTTTAGGTCAGGCTGCGTCTCTCCGCGGCCGATCGGTAGACAGGTGGCCCTGTGCCGCGGGGTCCGATTTCAGTCCGTTTCTGACCAGCAGTTGACTGGTTCCCCAGCAAATGAAGGGTGGCGCTCTGTTCTTAAGGGCCTCAGAACCCACCAGACCTGAAGCGCATGATAGTGGGGATCCCTCCCACTCCGCCAGCAGCTTTCCTGCGGTTGAGATCTGGCTGCTGCTGCCTGCCTGGCTGGTGGTCACTGCGGAGTGGATAGCCACACGAGAGCCGGAGGCGGGGTCACTGGGACGGCCTCCATAGCAACCAGCGCGTCGCGCCTTCAGCGGGTTGTGACGTAAGCTGCCAGGTCGGTTTACtttaccaagatttttttttttttttttttttttttttagtccagCTGGGCCTGATGGCGCCGGCTTGTAATCCCCGCCAGtaagagaggctgaggcagggggatcgtgggttcaaggccagactgggcaacTTAGGGAGCATTTAGGGGAGTCCTTGTCtggaagaagtaaaaagaaatttgCAAATACAGCTCAAAGATTGCTTTGCATGTGCAAAATGCTAGGTTTAATGCCTAGCACTGCATCAAGTCCCCCAAGTGTGTAAGTGATTCTTCTATGTGGCCAATTAAGTACCACTGTTATCGGGCTACTATGTGTAACAGCGTATTGGCTCTCCTGCCTacaccaagtttttttttttgttttttattttttttttactcctcagctacacacacacacacacacacacacacacacacacacacacgccatgcCACTTTTAAAAGGCCAACAGCGAAGAGCTAACTGCACCATTTAAAATTCCTGTCAAGGCTATCTTCATTAATTCAGCTTTTCAGCCCTCTCCTTTCTTAATGGGAACTGAAAAACCTATCAGTCCTTAAACTTGACAGGTGAGACCCATACATCCAAGGCAGACATCTACAACTTAAATAGCAGACCCCTGCTTTAGAATTTTTCCATCTGCACTGCAAACCCAAGCAAGGAATTGTGCCATCTTAACTATATATGAGCTTGAGAAATTGTCCACTAGCAGGCCCAGGTGAACTGCTTTCTTTCATGTCACCCAACAAATCAACAATGTCCTAGATGCTTTTACAACGCTGACAGCCTGACTGTCTGCCATCAACTTGCATTTCTGAATGGAATCAGGATCCCTAGATACCTGAAGCTAGTGGCAGTGATAGCAAATCTTagggagattttatttttgttcacttAAAAATTCCCACCCAAGCATTAGCTAAAAATGTATCTTTTCCCTTCAGCATTACTGCCTATCTTTCTACATGGAACTACCTAGATTCAGTGTGCTCTGGGATGCTAAACCCAAAAGGGGGGCAGTGAGAGATGGGTGGGAGGGCATGTTGGAGTACAAAGGACACTAAAAGGACAGGTGATTCTAGTCCAAATTTGCCTCCTGCTGGACTTTATGCAAACCACGAAACACCAAGAGCCTCTGATCACTCATCTGTAAAGTGGCACCATAAGCTGTGATTGAAACAGTTCACAGGCTTCTAAAAATATCAAATAAGATAGTGCTTATGAAGCTGTCCCAAACCTCTCTTCACGTTCATGATGCTTGTTTCCTGTTTGGACCAGTTACTAGATGTGCCTGTGAAGTCAAGGGAAAAGAACAAAGCCAGAGACGCACcaatggatgatttctctgtggAACCATTTCCTAGGAAACACTGTCTTGTTAACCAGCTACCCAATATGCTGTAATATACAGTCCACAATTTACCCACTTCAGATTCTGAAATAACTGGCCTCTAATATTTTgaaagtgtctttcaggcatctCTGGATTTATAACTTGCATATGTATTTCTACAATGGAGACTGAATTCTCCCAGCCTCATGTATCCTTCCAGACTTCAGGCTTCCATTActctttctttcaaaaatcaCAAGCCTTGTTAGGAAATGCAAGTCTCTAAGCATAAGTGATGGAAGCAATATTCCACTGTTAACCTGGAGGTGACAGCTTAATAACCATTGATAATAAACTTGTGATTTCTCCTCTCTGGCTCAGAAATTAGAAATGGTCCAGATTTGCTGTTCAACTTCAGAAAGGTGGCATTGCTGCCACCACTATGTTAAGTGACAGTGCAAAAACAGCTTTTCTACCCCAATCCaaagggagcagagagaaaggagagatggtCCTAGTAGATAGCAGAGGCTGCAACTGCAATTGTCCTAATCCTTTGCTGCCGGACATAACAGAGAACAGAAAGTAAATGATTTTCCATGTTTCCTTGATGCTAAGGGTTACTAGATGACCCAGCTCTGGCCCATGAGACAGAGCCGAaatttttggcttcttttcccTTCCATAGGGTATATGGCAGTAAGAATATATAGTCAGACTACCCTGATTCAAAGTTACCTGAATAATTTTTTCTGTCTGTGGTTTTACCACTAACTTATTAGAACtgaattgtattattttattttattttatgtttttggcttTTGATGTTAGGAAAAACCTCATATATTTTTTAGAGGTATGAAAATAATTGCATGACTCCAAAGCTAAATCTACAAAACAGGGTATATGAGAAAGGTCAGTTCCAGGCTTTGTCTTCCCTACTCAGTTTCCTCCATCCTCCATATATGGACATTGcctcctgggctggagaaatggctcagaggttaagagtgcatacCGCTCTACCAGAACCCAAGCTGGGTTTCCAGAATGtatgtcaggcagctcataaccaactggaactccagttccagggaagaCAACCCTAtctatcctctggcctccttgggcatctaaacacacataccatacattcacacaaacaaatacacataaacataaaaataaatcttaaaaaacaaaaattgttttcAATATGGATCTTACAATATAGCCCTGACTTGCCTAGTACTCACTATctaaacaaggctggcctcaggtTTGTGAAAATCTTTTTGTCCCTGCcacccgactgctgggattataaacatgaaTCACCATACCCCAGTCCCTTCTATATTTACCAATGGAAATTCTGTGAAAAAGtttcctttttcattattttatcaagtatttattttataacagCATGAACTTGTGGAACATtattcttctgtattttcttctgatattatttatttagtatctcatagtgtcccagattaaTGTATTGAAAGCTTTGCCCCAAATTCAGGGACCTTGATACAGTAGACATGACCACTTGTCCCAACAGGCCAAAGAGATGTGAAGTGGTGAGGAGCAGACAAAGGGCATAAGCATGGACACATTGAGAAGAACAGATTCAAAGGCTCACTAACCCCCAAGTCTATCTTCAAAAGGCTGACAGGAAATGTAAGGTTTTCTAGGAGAGGAAAATGAGGGAGAGGATTGGTCAGGCTGGTGTTACTGTGGTAACCGATCACTATCTCATTCTGCAAGGGGTTCAGGACTAGCTGTTATCACTGTCATCATTCCCTGGGATGGTTCAAGGGAACAGCTTCTGTTcccattgagtgtgtgtgtgtgtgtgtgtgtgtgtgtgtgtgtgtgtgtgtgtgtgtgtgtgtgtgtcgtctgtctgtctgtctgtctgtgtctatgtgtgtgtgtgtctgtgttgtgtgtctgtgtgtgtgtgtctgtgtatgtgtgtctgtgtgtctgtgtgtgtttgaaaactgtaaagtaagaaaataaacaactcaatGAAAATGGGCACAGACACAGTCCTatagtcctagcactcaagaggctcaGACAGGAAGATCAgcatgagttcaaaaccagcctggcctGTGTGTTGCCAGACCctgtctgaagaaaaagaaacaaagaagacaaaaaaaaatacttgatCAAACACTTCACCAAAGAAGATTTATGGGTGGTAAATAAGCACATTAAAACAGTCAACATTGTTAGTCCTTTGAATATGCAATTCAGACCATAATGAGACACTACTATGCAGCTATTGGAATGACCAAatttgaggctggagaggtaCCTtgacaattaagagcacttactgctcttgcagaggacccaggtttagtcgCCAACAGCCACAGAAACACTCACAACcacagtaactccagttccaaggtatatgtcttctgacatccatgggatcctgcacacacatgatacaccgACATACACTAgggcacagacacataaaatccatcattttaaaagaaaggtccTACTTTATGAAACAAAATCTGATACTATCAAGCTCTAGAGACAATATGAGTAGGAGCCAGGACTGTCGTCCTAGGCTTTCAGCTCTGAAATGCCATGGGAAACACTCGGGTTGTTGTTTCTTATAAACATACACTTAACACACAGCTCAATAAATCTGACTTCCAGGGATTTGCCCAAGGCAATAGAAacttacatgcacacaaaaatctGTCATGGATATTTTTATTGGCCTTATTCATCACTGGCAAAAGCTAGTATCTTCCATTGGAGAATATATAAGCAAATTGTGGTATAGCCATACAATAAATGCAGCTTGGCAATAACATAAGACAAACAACTGAGAAATGCTACAATGTGAATGAATCCTGAATGGTAGATGAAAGAAGCCAAGCCAAAAGGGCTGTATCCTGTCCAATGCTACCTACAAGACATTCTAAAGAAGGAAAAACTGCAACAACAGAAACCAGATCCCATTTCCAGGAGCTGGGATTAAGGAAGAGGATAAATTAGAACCAGGTGGCAAGGCCCAGCACAGAAGCTCAGGGCTTACAATTGTAATACTGATACTTTGAAGACTTGGGGAAGaacaccatgagttcaaggccaggctatgCAACATAATGACTGCTAGACTGAgctatattataataataatataataacaaataaataaataaaagacacaaaagtGAAAAAGAGACTGCCCAAAGGGGGGAAAGGGAACCAacagtgggagagggaggggaatggAAAAGTCAGAAGCACATGACATACTTGTAtgcaaacatcttcatgaaaccTATTGCTATACAAAATCagtaaacatttcaaagaaaaaccATGAAATCAAAGCCAGGGGCCTGGGGAATGCAGCTTGGTGATAGATAAAGCACTTGCTTAGCTTGCCAGaaactctgggttccatccccagtactgaaaaaacaaagcaaaacaaacaaaaagctgggcatggtggcacactcctataatttcagcacttggggtgggggctgaaatgagaagaagaaaagaaggaaaggagggaggaaggcaaaGGGAGGGAGGCAAGAAGGGAGgggggcagacagagagaaaatgaaggagcAAAGAGGTGAGACAGGGGAAGGGACTGGAAGGAAGGGGCCTTTGTGGTCATAGAAATGTGCAACTCGTTAGTCACAGTAGTTACAGGACTGTTAGATGTACTGTGTCATGGTAGTTGCTTGTGTTTGTCAAATCTTATAGTCCAAGACACCAAAAAGATTGAATTTCCCTGCGTATAATTTATTGttcaggggaagaaaggagaaaagcaaagcaaagaaggaggcagataagaaataaaatcaatgtcTAAAACTCAAGCCAGATTCTGTCTTATCAAATGCTGCCCACAACACTgtcattttcaaatgtatttatcTGTAAGAACAAGTATGCCTTTTCCGGTACTGTGATT from Cricetulus griseus strain 17A/GY chromosome X, alternate assembly CriGri-PICRH-1.0, whole genome shotgun sequence encodes the following:
- the LOC100768178 gene encoding E3 ubiquitin-protein ligase RNF138 isoform X3; this translates as MAEEESASTSYTEDDFYCPICQEVFRTPVRVAACQHVFCRKCFLTAMKESRVHCPLCRGNVTRRERACPERALDLETIMRSFPGNCRCCSQRVELYRMRQHYKTCEKYQDEFGVSSTVPSFQLSPDTVANSNTDDQPTFDCPLCEEGNMTRQRLLDHCNTDHRGQVVPRHQFDYGDYVNLQLDEETQYQIAIEESFHVNI
- the LOC100768178 gene encoding E3 ubiquitin-protein ligase RNF138 isoform X2 — protein: MAEEESASTSYTEDDFYCPICQEVFRTPVRVAACQHVFCRKCFLTAMKESRVHCPLCRGNVTRRERACPERALDLETIMRSFPGNCRCCSQRVELYRMRQHYKTCEKYQDEFGVSSTVPSFQLSPDTVANSNSEASTSENAEAYQEEDHAEPADDQPTFDCPLCEEGNMTRQRLLDHCNTDHRGQVVPRHQFDYGDYVNLQLDEETQYQIAIEESFHVNI
- the LOC100768178 gene encoding E3 ubiquitin-protein ligase RNF138 isoform X4 translates to MAEEESASTSYTEDDFYCPICQEVFRTPVRVAACQHVFYTVANSNSEASTSENAEAYQEEDHAEPADDQPTFDCPLCEEGNMTRQRLLDHCNTDHRGQVVPVICPICLSLPWGDPTQLTRNFVSHLNQRHQFDYGDYVNLQLDEETQYQIAIEESFHVNI
- the LOC100768178 gene encoding E3 ubiquitin-protein ligase RNF138 isoform X1; amino-acid sequence: MAEEESASTSYTEDDFYCPICQEVFRTPVRVAACQHVFCRKCFLTAMKESRVHCPLCRGNVTRRERACPERALDLETIMRSFPGNCRCCSQRVELYRMRQHYKTCEKYQDEFGVSSTVPSFQLSPDTVANSNSEASTSENAEAYQEEDHAEPADDQPTFDCPLCEEGNMTRQRLLDHCNTDHRGQVVPVICPICLSLPWGDPTQLTRNFVSHLNQRHQFDYGDYVNLQLDEETQYQIAIEESFHVNI